AAAGCTTTAAATTTACAAACTCAATATCTTACTAAAACCTACCAAATATTACCAACCGCTCGAATTTAAGGTGTTTAAGTTTAAATTCACTGTATAATTACTAAAACCACAAAAGGAGAGTGCAATGAAAACACTTATCATAGCTTCACACCCGTATTTTGAAAATTCAAAAGCCAATAAATTTCTACTAAATGCAGCAAAAGAGGTGCCTGACGTAAAAATTCGTCATCTTGAGGATATCTACGGCACTAATACCAGAAATTTTGATGTTGCCCTTGAGCACTCTTTAATAGAGGAAGCGGATCGTATTGTGCTTCAGTTTCCTATGTTTTGGTTTAGTGTTCCGCCTCTTTTAAAAGCATATATTGACGAAATTTTCACTCACGGCTGGGCTTATGGTTCTGACGGCAACGCTCTTGTAGGCAAAGAGCTTCAAATCGTCGTAAGCACGGGAAGTTCGATAGACAAATACT
This is a stretch of genomic DNA from Campylobacter sp. RM6914. It encodes these proteins:
- a CDS encoding NAD(P)H-dependent oxidoreductase, translating into MKTLIIASHPYFENSKANKFLLNAAKEVPDVKIRHLEDIYGTNTRNFDVALEHSLIEEADRIVLQFPMFWFSVPPLLKAYIDEIFTHGWAYGSDGNALVGKELQIVVSTGSSIDKYSREGSIKHSVEEILLPLNLTANYCGMVFNKVFIVDDVLSNIDSEKFGFLAQKYIKLLKNEIDEEEE